From a single Herbiconiux sp. SALV-R1 genomic region:
- a CDS encoding ketopantoate reductase family protein: MRIAVVGAGAVGGAIAAVADRAGYELVVTARGEHLATIQRDGLRLSGAWGDHLAHPRAAETLLDLPDVASREWRPDLALLCVKAQDARSALAANAPVLDGVPLVVVQNGLGGAESAAAQMPGTPVIGALALFAASYLEPGRISITASGSTYLGRVAPPTPPAGGPPSPAPHTSVAATRDEAAALRLAESLAPLDDAAALRPADESLAPAASPDDTAAPRPAADAHPPVPTFAPPDDAAALRLAVDALSPVMPRSPSDEATALHPTDESLAPAAPRDDAAALRLAVDALSPVMPIETTDDFAGAQWTKLLVNHVNALPAITGLSVQQTIADPRLRAVLLASMKETIGIARAKGVHFAPVQGLDDRLLRFVQRAPRILAQLVPRAMARRMGSTPNPGSTLQSIRRGQLTEIDHLNGAVVVAAATLSRPAPVNATLVTLVHAVEHDHRFRTPTEVTAALHSRR, encoded by the coding sequence GTGAGGATCGCCGTCGTCGGCGCCGGCGCGGTCGGCGGGGCGATCGCCGCGGTCGCCGATCGAGCCGGGTACGAGCTGGTCGTGACGGCCCGGGGCGAGCACCTCGCGACCATCCAGCGCGACGGGTTGCGGCTCTCTGGCGCCTGGGGCGACCACCTCGCCCACCCGCGCGCCGCCGAGACCCTCCTCGATCTGCCCGACGTCGCGAGCCGCGAGTGGCGCCCCGACCTCGCGCTGCTCTGCGTGAAGGCTCAGGATGCGCGCTCCGCCCTCGCCGCGAACGCCCCCGTTCTCGACGGCGTTCCGCTCGTGGTGGTGCAGAACGGGCTCGGCGGTGCCGAGTCCGCCGCTGCCCAGATGCCCGGCACCCCCGTCATCGGGGCCCTGGCGCTCTTCGCCGCCTCCTACCTCGAACCCGGCCGCATCTCCATCACCGCGAGCGGCTCCACCTACCTCGGCCGCGTCGCGCCCCCGACGCCGCCCGCCGGCGGACCGCCGTCGCCCGCCCCTCACACCTCGGTCGCCGCGACCCGCGACGAGGCAGCCGCCCTCCGCCTCGCCGAGTCGCTCGCGCCCCTCGACGACGCGGCGGCCCTCCGCCCCGCCGACGAGTCGCTCGCGCCCGCCGCGTCCCCCGACGACACGGCGGCCCCCCGCCCTGCCGCCGATGCGCACCCACCCGTCCCGACGTTCGCGCCCCCCGACGACGCGGCGGCCCTCCGCCTCGCGGTCGACGCGCTCTCGCCCGTCATGCCCCGCTCACCCAGCGACGAGGCGACCGCCCTCCACCCCACCGATGAGTCGCTCGCGCCCGCCGCGCCCCGCGACGACGCGGCGGCCCTCCGCCTCGCGGTCGACGCGCTCTCGCCCGTCATGCCCATCGAGACCACCGACGACTTCGCCGGCGCCCAATGGACCAAGCTCCTCGTCAACCACGTCAACGCCCTCCCCGCCATCACCGGACTCTCCGTCCAGCAGACCATCGCCGACCCCCGCCTCCGCGCCGTCCTCCTCGCCAGCATGAAGGAGACCATCGGCATCGCCCGCGCCAAGGGCGTGCACTTCGCGCCGGTGCAAGGCCTAGACGACCGCCTCCTCCGCTTCGTGCAGCGTGCCCCGCGCATCCTGGCCCAGCTCGTGCCCCGCGCCATGGCCCGCCGCATGGGCTCGACACCCAACCCCGGATCGACCCTCCAGAGCATCCGCCGCGGCCAACTCACCGAGATCGATCACCTGAACGGCGCCGTCGTCGTAGCCGCCGCCACCCTCAGCCGCCCGGCGCCCGTCAACGCGACCCTCGTCACCCTCGTCCACGCCGTCGAACACGACCACCGCTTCCGCACCCCCACGGAAGTCACCGCCGCCCTCCACTCCCGTCGCTGA
- a CDS encoding NAD-dependent epimerase/dehydratase family protein — translation MAIFLTGASGFIGSAVLRALRAQGRDVVAVVRDEAKARDVEATGARAVVGTLTDRELVERLALESDGVIHTASPGDETSAAFDEGVVDAVFAGLEGSDKPYVHTGGIWVYGSSAEITERSPFDPPALTAWRLPIEERVLGASGVKTTIVAPAVVFGHGGGLPNVIAQAPRGSGVAPALQLIGSGEQHWTTVFVDDLAELYVLAFDLADGGSYYIGASGQNPTVRELGEAAAVAAGLDGRVEPTTTAEVHEWLGEGLGDALLLDQQATGSAARIDLGWEPNGPTLVDDLRAGAYAG, via the coding sequence ATGGCTATCTTCCTCACCGGCGCATCCGGATTCATCGGTTCAGCAGTTCTCCGCGCCCTGCGCGCCCAGGGTCGCGACGTCGTCGCCGTCGTGCGTGACGAGGCGAAGGCTCGCGACGTCGAGGCGACCGGTGCTCGCGCCGTGGTCGGCACGCTCACCGACCGCGAGCTCGTCGAGAGGCTCGCGCTCGAGAGCGACGGCGTCATTCACACCGCGTCGCCCGGCGACGAGACGAGCGCCGCCTTCGACGAGGGGGTCGTCGACGCGGTGTTCGCGGGGCTCGAGGGCAGCGACAAGCCCTATGTGCACACCGGGGGCATCTGGGTGTACGGCTCGTCGGCCGAGATCACCGAGCGCTCGCCGTTCGACCCGCCGGCGCTCACCGCGTGGCGGCTGCCGATCGAGGAGCGCGTGCTCGGCGCCTCGGGCGTGAAGACCACGATCGTCGCGCCGGCCGTGGTGTTCGGGCACGGCGGGGGGCTGCCGAACGTGATCGCGCAGGCGCCGCGGGGCTCGGGGGTCGCGCCCGCCCTCCAGCTCATCGGATCGGGCGAGCAGCACTGGACCACCGTGTTCGTCGACGACCTCGCCGAGCTCTACGTGCTCGCCTTCGACCTCGCCGACGGCGGCTCGTACTACATCGGTGCCAGCGGGCAGAACCCGACCGTGCGCGAGCTCGGCGAGGCGGCGGCGGTCGCCGCCGGGCTCGACGGGCGGGTCGAGCCGACCACCACCGCCGAGGTGCACGAGTGGCTCGGCGAGGGCCTCGGCGACGCCCTCCTGCTCGACCAGCAGGCCACCGGCTCCGCCGCCCGCATCGACCTCGGGTGGGAGCCCAACGGGCCCACCCTCGTCGACGACCTGCGCGCGGGCGCGTACGCGGGCTGA